The Chelatococcus sp. HY11 nucleotide sequence GTCTATCCGCTGGATCGCGCGACCATCCTCACCTCCTCGCCCTTCGACTTCAAGGTTGAGTTCGATGGTGTGGTGAAGCCCGAGGACATCAAGGTCACGGTCAACGGCCAGGACTATAAGACGGTCTTCGGCAAGGAAGCCCAGTTCGTGGCCGAGGAAAAGGGCGCCAAGGACAAGGTGCTCGGGTCGGCGCTCGTCCTGCGCGGCCTGGCGCTCGCCACGCCCGGCGCCTACAAGGTCGAGGTCTCGGCCGGTCCCCAGACGAAGAGCGTCACCTGGGACGTCTACGGCACCGCCGACAAGCCGAAGGCCAAGAACGTGATCTTCCTGATCGGCGACGGCCTGTCCGTGGCCCATCGCACCGCAGCCCGCATCATGTCCAAGGGCATGAGCGAGGGCAAGGCGAATGGCCGCCTGAACATGGACGACCTCGACCGTATGGCCTTCATCGGCACGTCCTCCACCGAGGCCGTGGCCACCGACAGCGCCAACACGATGTCCGCCTATATGACCGGCCACAAGACGGCCGTGAACGCCCTCGGCGTCTACGCCGATCGCACGCCCGACAGCTTCGACGACCCCAAGGTCGAAACGCTGGCCGAGGCGCTGCGTCGCCAGACCAAGAAGTCCGTCGGCATCGTGACTAACTCCGAGTTGCAGGACGCGACGCCGGCCGCAGTCGTCGCCCATACCCGCAAACGCGCCGACAAGGCCGAGATCACCGAGATGATGTTGGAGGTGAAGCCGGACGTCGTGCTCGGCGGCGGCTCCGCATATTTCCTGCCGAAGTCCACACCCGGCTCCAAGCGCAAGGACGAGAAGGATTTCGTGAAATCCTTCCGTGACGCCGGCTATACGCTCGCGACCGACAAGGCCGAGCTCGTCAACGCCGCTGGCACCAACACAGGCAAGGTGCTTGGTCTCTTCCACACCGGCAATCTCGACTCCACGCTCGACCGCGAGTTCCTGAAGAAGGGCACGGTCGACAAGTTCCCGAACCA carries:
- a CDS encoding alkaline phosphatase, with translation MNKFLVALLATTALAGAAEAATVYPLDRATILTSSPFDFKVEFDGVVKPEDIKVTVNGQDYKTVFGKEAQFVAEEKGAKDKVLGSALVLRGLALATPGAYKVEVSAGPQTKSVTWDVYGTADKPKAKNVIFLIGDGLSVAHRTAARIMSKGMSEGKANGRLNMDDLDRMAFIGTSSTEAVATDSANTMSAYMTGHKTAVNALGVYADRTPDSFDDPKVETLAEALRRQTKKSVGIVTNSELQDATPAAVVAHTRKRADKAEITEMMLEVKPDVVLGGGSAYFLPKSTPGSKRKDEKDFVKSFRDAGYTLATDKAELVNAAGTNTGKVLGLFHTGNLDSTLDREFLKKGTVDKFPNQPGLVEMTQAALNQLSKNPDGFFLMVEAANIDKMSHPLDWDRAVIDTIEFDKAIGLARDFAAKNPDTLIVVTGDHTHGVSIIGTVDDSKAGPEMREKVGTYASAGFPNYVDSNGDGYPDSVDVSRRLFLNANNGPDHYETYRPKLDGPFVPAIQNEKKEYVANEAYKDVPGAVFVAGNIPRDGDSGVHAVDDVVLQSSGPGSEGFKGYMEQSDVYRLLADVMALGVKQTQ